In Methanobacterium sp., the sequence TTTGTAATAATTAAAATTTGCAGAAAAAAGTATAATGAATATGATCTATGGTTCAACTGAGACCTAATCTCATTCAACTTTTCTCATACCACATTTTGAATCATTTTTATAGAAAATAATGGAGTATTAATACCCGAAAAGTATTCTAAATTCAAATATTGGAGGTTTAATAATGGTAAGAAGATCCAGAGGTTCAAGAAGTAAGACACGATATAAACTTAAAAAGAGTATAAGAGTTAGTAGAGCAAATCCAATTTCTAAAAAAATACAGACTTTCGATGAAAGTGATCTTGTTCATATAATAATTGATCCAAGCGTGCAAAAAGGTCAACCACACCCTCGCTTCCATGGTAAAACAGGAAAAGTAACTGAAAAACGAGGAAGAGCTTACATAGTAGACATTAATGATGGCAACAAAGCTAAAAAGTTAATTATAAGGCCAGAACATCTTAAAATACAAGAGTGATGCTGATGATTGGGAAAAAAGTTATTGACACTGACCCTATCACCACTGCAGAAGTAAAAAAAGTGCTGGAAGAACTTTCTAAGCACCATGAACTCACATATGAGCAGAATCTTGCTTTGGATCATGTTACGAAGTTTTCAAAGATCGATGAAGAATCTGCAAATAAAATGGTTGAAGAACTTGCAGAAACACTCAAAAAAACTCAAGCTGTTAAAATTGCAGATATAATGCCTGAAGATATGGCTGATCTAAGGCTGTTATTTGCAAAAGAAAGGGGCACATACAAAAAAGAAGATCTGGAGAAGATACTGGAAATAGTGAACAGGTACAGATAAAACCGGGATATTTAATGAAATTAAATATTAAAAAATGTGATTAAGAATTCTTAATCTTCAATATAAAAATTGGAATCTCTCAAACTGTAGGTCTTAAAATAACATCACCGATGTGATTAAATGGAAGAATATGCAATTATTCTGGATTATCTTCCTTTAGGTTACATTAAAGAAGGTATACCCACATATAAAAGAAAGCCTGTAGCACAGGCAATAGGTAAGGAAGAATTTACCCTCCTGGAACTTATCCCCAAAGAGAATGTAACTCTGGATATACACCAGAAAGTCTACATAGGTTCAGGAAAACGTGAAGAGATAGCCCGAGTAAATAGAAGGCTTAAATATGACGACCTCACAGCAACAGCCAGGGTTGAATTGAATTACGTCATAGAAGAAATTATTAAGGCTAAAGAAGATAAATTCGTTGAATTTTTTAACGAAGCTGGTCCAGTATCAACCAGACTACACCAGCTGGAACTTCTACCTGGAATCGGAAAAAAACACATGTGGGATATTATTAAAGCAAGGAAAGAAAAACCTTTCCAAAGCTTTGATGATATCAAAAAAAGAGTTGCAATGTTATCAGACCCGGTAAAGCTTATTTCAAAGAGAATTTTATTAGAGCTTGAAGCTACAGAGGATAAAAGGGGAAAACGAAAGTATATACTCTTTACAAGACCTCGCTTAAAATAGACTGAACAGTATGGAAAATTGCATGCTTGCAAAAGAAACTCTGAACATACTTAAAAACAACAACATAAGATTAGACCGGCGAAAGGGTCAAAATTACCTGATAGATTCAAATATACTCCAAAAAATTGTTGATTATGCTGATTTATCCAGAAATGACACAGTTTTAGAAATTGGTGCAGGAATAGGAACTCTAACAATTCCGCTTGCAGAAAATGCAAAAAAAGTAATTGCAATTGAGCAGGATCAAAAAATTGCTGCTGTTTTGGAAAAAAGACTTGGAGATCTGGGCATTTCAAATGTTGAAGTTTTAAAGGGAGATGCTACAAAGATTGATTTTCCAGAGTTTAAT encodes:
- a CDS encoding 50S ribosomal protein L21e, which encodes MVRRSRGSRSKTRYKLKKSIRVSRANPISKKIQTFDESDLVHIIIDPSVQKGQPHPRFHGKTGKVTEKRGRAYIVDINDGNKAKKLIIRPEHLKIQE
- a CDS encoding RNA polymerase Rpb4 family protein, which gives rise to MIGKKVIDTDPITTAEVKKVLEELSKHHELTYEQNLALDHVTKFSKIDEESANKMVEELAETLKKTQAVKIADIMPEDMADLRLLFAKERGTYKKEDLEKILEIVNRYR
- a CDS encoding DUF655 domain-containing protein, which gives rise to MEEYAIILDYLPLGYIKEGIPTYKRKPVAQAIGKEEFTLLELIPKENVTLDIHQKVYIGSGKREEIARVNRRLKYDDLTATARVELNYVIEEIIKAKEDKFVEFFNEAGPVSTRLHQLELLPGIGKKHMWDIIKARKEKPFQSFDDIKKRVAMLSDPVKLISKRILLELEATEDKRGKRKYILFTRPRLK